GTGACCACCGCACCGGCCCCGATCACAGCGCCTCGTCCGACGGTGACCCCCTGCAGGATGATCGCCCGGGTCCCGACCCAGACGTCGTCGCCGATTACCACACCCCGGTCGTGGGTCTCGTCGTCTGGTTCCTTGCCGACCGCAATCATGGGTAGGCCGACCCGGTCCACCCGGTGGTTGCCACCCCGAACGGTCACCTCCGGGCCGAACATGACATTGTCGCCGATCCGAATGCGGGACCGAGCAGCCATGACTACCGGTCGATACCCGAGGTCGACGTTGCGCCCCACCTCGATGTTCTCGAAGGTGTAGACGCCGTCTGGGTCGAACACGAATCCATCGCCGCGGGCGCCGAACCGGTCGACCACCGCCAAGCCGTGAATGGCCCGCCGCGCCCGGGAACCAGCCATCAAGACCCGGTCAACCAACCGCGCCATCGACCCGAGCATCCGCCCTGGCCGACTTATGTCCACCCGCATCCGAACCCACCTCTCACCGACCTCGATGCCTCCGGAACCACAAGGACCGGCCCTTCGAAGAAGTGCATAGTGGGCTGCGCCGCCTCCGTCGCCGGAACTCAAGAGCCGGGACCGTCACAACAGGCAGCCTCTGTGGGATTATTACCATTCATGCTGTTCTAGTCTGCAAAATGACGTTATATCCCCGAAAGCGACGTGGGTGTGGACCGGAGAGCCTTGTTCGACTACGCCGCACAGACAGCAGACACCATCGGCACACCGCTGGTGTCACGGGATATCGGCTTCGACGGTGCTGAGTTCCATCTCGTCGAGTTTCAGTGTCTGCACTTCGGGACCGTGACTGCCGAGGAGTCCACCCACTACCACGTCTGCGACAGCGGCGAGTGGCGGCGGATCGAGGAACGGTGCGACATCGAGGCGGTCTTCGCAGAGGCGATCGCTCACTATCTGGCGCGGTAACCGCCCGAATTGTGGTGAGGTGGAGGCATGGACCGCACCCTGCTCGGGCTGGTGCTGCACC
This genomic stretch from Micromonospora krabiensis harbors:
- a CDS encoding acyltransferase, translating into MARLVDRVLMAGSRARRAIHGLAVVDRFGARGDGFVFDPDGVYTFENIEVGRNVDLGYRPVVMAARSRIRIGDNVMFGPEVTVRGGNHRVDRVGLPMIAVGKEPDDETHDRGVVIGDDVWVGTRAIILQGVTVGRGAVIGAGAVVTRPVPPYAIVVGSPARVVRLRWSVETIAAHEQAVYPPDQRLTPAELAALTEVAVPEPRQAPATKSLTVGTHER